The following coding sequences are from one Diprion similis isolate iyDipSimi1 chromosome 9, iyDipSimi1.1, whole genome shotgun sequence window:
- the LOC124410396 gene encoding uncharacterized protein LOC124410396 yields the protein MHISCTSKSMRISEGCPCICLCCCGMMMMMMMMMMMAMVVVVVVVVVATAASAMETVSAKVEGDSSPRGPPGSVYKRGLASSALIHRVFHHAQVEGNEKKKKKKKKKEKKKITRKEHSTVTRETLEVPVAEVKNTYQSK from the exons ATGCATATCAGCTGCACGTCCAAGTCGATGCGTATAAGCGAGGGGTGCCCTTGCATTTGCCTTTGCTGTTGcgggatgatgatgatgatgatgatgatgatgatgatggcgatggtggtggtggtggtggtggtggtggtggcgaCTGCGGCATCGGCGATGGAAACGGTGAGTGCCAAGGTGGAGGGGGACTCATCTCCACGGGGCCCGCCTGGCTCGGTATATAAACGGGGCCTCGCGAGCTCAGCCCTCATTCACCGAGTATTTCATCACGCGCAGGTG GAAGgaaacgagaagaagaagaagaagaagaagaagaaggagaagaagaaaataacgcGAAAGGAACACTCTACCGTGACGAGAGAGACACTTGAAGTACCAGTGGCAGAAGTAAAGAACACATATCAAAGTAAGTAG